The following nucleotide sequence is from Gordonia jinghuaiqii.
CGACGCCTCGGAGCTCGTCGCCGGAGAGCGCGTTGAGCCCGACCATCGGAGCGAATTGGAGAAGCTCGGCGGCATCGGGCTCGAGATCGTCAGACATCACGTACCTCCTGCTGCCTGTGCCGGCGGGTTGCTGCCTCCGGCCGCCACACACTGCTCCGACAATTGGCCATCACGCTTCCGTGCGCGGTCGGTGACGAGATGGCCGCGGGTAGAAGTATGACGCACCGGCGGATCCGGTCGTGAGTGTCATGCCCCCTGTTCGGCACCGACGGCGTGTCGGATGGGTCCGGGCGCCGGCGTGGCGGATGTCCGCCGGGTCACATCCTGGCCGGTACGCCCCCCGGCATCGGCTGGTCGGTGGGGACGATCTCGGCGCCCAGCGGAAGCAACGACACCGGCACCATCTTGAAGCTCGCGATGCCCAGCGGGATACCGATGATGGTGAGGCACATCGCGATGCCCGTCGTGATGTGCCCGATCGCGAGCCACCACCCGGCGAACAGGATCCAGATGATGTTGCCGATGAGCGACGCCGCGCCCGCGGTCGGCTTACGGACCACCGTCCGACCGAACGGCCAGAGTGCGTAACTGGCCATCCGGAACGACGCGATGCCGAACGGGATGGTGATGATCAGAATGCAGCAGATGATGCCTGCGATGACGTAGCCGATCGCCATCCACAGTCCGCACAGGACGAGCCAGATGACGTTGAGGATGGTCTTCATCTGACACATTCTCCTCGCGATGCCGGGGGATGGGTACAAATGCGGGACCATCGCCGTGTCCGCGCGGCCCCGCGGCACCGCCGTTGCACGCGAGGTGGGTCACACGAGACCCGATTCCCGCCACGGCCCGCACTACGATGTCGGGGTGGATGAACGGTCGGTACGGACGCGAGAAGCCTTGTGGGCGGTGATCACCACCCTCGTGCTCGTCATCCGCATCCTCGCGACCATCGCCATGGTTCTCCTCGTGATCGGGTGGGCGGTCGCCTCGGTCCGGGACTCGTTCGACAACGCCTTCCTGTGGCCGTCGATCGCAACCGGCGTCGCCCTGCTGCTGAGCACCTACGCCTACAGCCATCTGCGCGTGCGGTATCCGCGACGCAACGGATGGATTCCCTGATCTCAGACCGTTCGGCCGAGCCGGGCGAGCAGTGTCGTCTGGCGGTCGGCGTCGGCGGGGACGTCGCGCTTTTCGCACACACCCTCGGAGTAGAGGGCGTCACCGAAACTGTCGGCGGCCGCTTCCATCTCGGCCAGCTCGGCGTCGGTGAACGTGTGCGCCACGCCACCGGCACGGGCCACGTCCCAGCGGTGGGCGATCATGTCGAAGCCGTAGAAACGCAGCAGGGTCTCTCCGATGGTCGTCGGACCGAAGTGCCCGTCGAACGCGCGGTCTCCGACGGCCGGGTCGGCCAGTACCTCTGCCGCGGCGTCGCGGTGCGCGCGCCAGGCGGCGGCCGGGTCGTCGAGTGAGGGCGCGGGGCCGAGGTCGACGTCGTGCCCGGTGAAAAATTCGCGCTGGGTGCCGATGATGTGTGCCACCACGTCGCGGCCGGTCCAGCCGTCACACGGGGAATCGTTGGTCCAGGCGTCGGCGGGCAGCGAGTCCAGGACGCCGGCGAGGCCGTCGGCGAGCTCGACGTAGTGGGTGAGCAGTGGTGAGGCGTCGTTGATTGCGGTCATGATGAGAGTCAACCGCAAGACCACGGGACGGTGATTGATGAAACCCGACAATCAGGGATCCACGCGGCCTGGATCGACGCGGCTCGACGACGTCGAGCGCGCGCACCTCGTCGACCCGTCTGACGCGAGCTACCGCATCGGACGCTGGGGGCCCGGTCCCGAGCTCGACGAGTTGGTACGGCGCTTCTGGGTGCCGGTGTGGTGGGTACCGCCCGGAGCGGAGTCGCCGCAGCGCGTGCTGCAGTACCCGGTCTGCCTGATCGTCGTCAGCAACACCTACGCCCGGTTCTACGGCGTGGTCACCGGCTTGTCGGAGACGGTGCTGACCGGGGACGGGTGGGCGGTCGGGGTGATGCTGACGCCGGGCGCCGGCGGCCTGCTGACCGGGGACGTCGCGACCTGGACAGACAGGTTCGACGAACTGTCGGAGGTCTTCGGGGAGAGCGGCAGCGAACTGGCGAGCCGGGTCCGCGCGGAGATGGCCGCCGCACCCGGCGATGAGGAGACGCAACGGCGGGCCACCGACATCGTCGAGGAGTGGTTACGAGGGTTTCTCCCGCTCGACGACGACGGACGTCTGGTCAACGCGATCGTCGAGTACGTGGAGAACGATTCGACAGTGGTGGCGGTCGCGCAGATCTGCGACCGCTTCCACCTCACCGAACGCAGCCTGCAACGGCTCACCAGACGCCGCCTCGGTCTGACGCCCAAGTGGCTCATCCAGCGTCGGCGCCTGCACGAGGCGGCCGAACGCCTGCGCGAGCGCACCGAGACCCTGGCGTCCCTGGCCGCCGAACTCTCCTACGCCGACGAGGCGCACTTCGTCCGCGATTTCAAGACGGTCACCGGCATGACACCGCGGACGTTCTCGGCACGCTTCGGGTCAGGGCGCTTCGGGTCGGGGCCCGCGGAGACATGAAAAATCTCATCCTCCTCAACCGCGTCCGAGGGCAATATTCCCTCGCGCCCTGCTCAGCCGGCCGATTTCTTCGGAGCATCGGTCGGTACGAACCCCGTCGCCGCGACGGAACCGGTGGTCAGCGCCACGTGGGCGAGTTTGAGCGATTGTTGCCGAGATCACACGCCGACAGGCAGAATCGTCGGCATATGGGCAATTCGACGGAGGGCGCATGACTGACGCGGCTGCGGTGGCCACACGCATCCGCCAGGCGTACGAGGACTTTCTGTCCGGCGTCACCCCACCTGCGGACGCGGTGCGCTCCATCGTGCGCGAATCCTGGGCCAGGTCTCTGACCAGGGGAATCGACCCCGCCGAGGCCAACCCCGAGGGTGAGCACACCCCGGCCATGTCCCCCGACGAGTTCGCCGCCTACCGCGCCGCACACCCGATCACCGCGGTGCGTCCGCTTGTGCGGTCGCTGATGGTGGACGCCATCGCCGACACCGGGGTGGTCGTCGCACTCACCGACCAGGACGGGCGCCTGCTGTGGATCGAGGGCGACTCCGCGGCCCGCGACAAGGCCGGACACATCAACTTCGTCGAGGGGTCGGTGTGGAGCGAAGAGGTCGTCGGGACCAACGCGCCCGGCCTCGCACTGGCCGTCGACCGGGGCGTGCAGGTGGTCGGACCAGAGCATTTCGCAGGGCCGGTGCAGGAGTGGAGTTGCGCCGCGGCACCGGTGCACGACCCGCTCACCGGCCACGTCATCGGCGTGATCGATGTGACCGGCGGGCGCGAGGTCGCGGCCCCTTTCGCATTGGCGGCGGTGCGGTCGGTGGTCGCCGCGGTCGAGCGGGAACTGCAGTCGAGTGCGGTCGACCTCGCCGACCCGGCGACATTCGGCTCGAGCGCAGCCGAGCCGGGCGCGGCCCATCTGGCGGTCCTCGCCGACGGCGCCCCGCGCTGGCGACGCACCGCAGACCCCGCGGGCGCCCGCACGCTGTCTCGCCGGCACGCGGAGATACTTCTTCTGCTGCAGGCGTTTCCGGAGGGGCTCAACACCGAGCAGCTCGCACTGAAACTCGCCGAGGACGGCCTCGACCCGGTGACCGTCCGCGCCGAGATCTCACGACTCCGCCGCGACCTCGGTGCCGACGTCGTCGCCAGCCGGCCCTACCGCCTGACTCTCGACATCTCCTCCGACGTCGACGCAGTCCGGAAGCGCATCGCCGGCGGGACCTCCCCGGCCTCGGTCGTCGACGACCTGGGCCGCGGCGGTTTGCTCGCCGAGTCCACAGCGCCGGGGATCGTCGAGATCTTCGAGGAACTGCGCGAGGACCTGCGGTCGCGCCTGATCGC
It contains:
- a CDS encoding YccF domain-containing protein, whose protein sequence is MKTILNVIWLVLCGLWMAIGYVIAGIICCILIITIPFGIASFRMASYALWPFGRTVVRKPTAGAASLIGNIIWILFAGWWLAIGHITTGIAMCLTIIGIPLGIASFKMVPVSLLPLGAEIVPTDQPMPGGVPARM
- a CDS encoding helix-turn-helix domain-containing protein gives rise to the protein MKPDNQGSTRPGSTRLDDVERAHLVDPSDASYRIGRWGPGPELDELVRRFWVPVWWVPPGAESPQRVLQYPVCLIVVSNTYARFYGVVTGLSETVLTGDGWAVGVMLTPGAGGLLTGDVATWTDRFDELSEVFGESGSELASRVRAEMAAAPGDEETQRRATDIVEEWLRGFLPLDDDGRLVNAIVEYVENDSTVVAVAQICDRFHLTERSLQRLTRRRLGLTPKWLIQRRRLHEAAERLRERTETLASLAAELSYADEAHFVRDFKTVTGMTPRTFSARFGSGRFGSGPAET
- a CDS encoding maleylpyruvate isomerase family mycothiol-dependent enzyme encodes the protein MTAINDASPLLTHYVELADGLAGVLDSLPADAWTNDSPCDGWTGRDVVAHIIGTQREFFTGHDVDLGPAPSLDDPAAAWRAHRDAAAEVLADPAVGDRAFDGHFGPTTIGETLLRFYGFDMIAHRWDVARAGGVAHTFTDAELAEMEAAADSFGDALYSEGVCEKRDVPADADRQTTLLARLGRTV
- a CDS encoding GAF domain-containing protein, which produces MTDAAAVATRIRQAYEDFLSGVTPPADAVRSIVRESWARSLTRGIDPAEANPEGEHTPAMSPDEFAAYRAAHPITAVRPLVRSLMVDAIADTGVVVALTDQDGRLLWIEGDSAARDKAGHINFVEGSVWSEEVVGTNAPGLALAVDRGVQVVGPEHFAGPVQEWSCAAAPVHDPLTGHVIGVIDVTGGREVAAPFALAAVRSVVAAVERELQSSAVDLADPATFGSSAAEPGAAHLAVLADGAPRWRRTADPAGARTLSRRHAEILLLLQAFPEGLNTEQLALKLAEDGLDPVTVRAEISRLRRDLGADVVASRPYRLTLDISSDVDAVRKRIAGGTSPASVVDDLGRGGLLAESTAPGIVEIFEELREDLRSRLIAGGDVAALRRWTSSIHGRDDLAAWRRLEHRLPVGHPDRAVVGGRIRLLDQRYGA